Below is a genomic region from Primulina eburnea isolate SZY01 chromosome 9, ASM2296580v1, whole genome shotgun sequence.
ttaaattattttttggcGTATGTATGAGATCTATAAATATCCAAATTTTTCTTCTCCTTCAGGTGCTCTGCCAACACTAGATGAGGTGAAAAAGTTTGGGGATGATGACACTGGTGGTGGGAGGTTGAGAAAAGAATGGACTGCAGTTAAGAAGTTATCGGCTGAAGACATGTTACAAAGAGGAAAATTTTTTGGGCTAGAGCAAGCAGAGCTGCTAGAAAACAAACAGCAGGTGTTGAGTGACCAGAGTATCCAAAGAAGACCAGAAAAATCGGCATTCGTAACACAGCAAGGCAACTTAGTGGGAGGTGGGGTGAGTCTTGTGTTGAATGCTTTGGCTGCATATTTGCGATATCTGGAGGGAACTTCCCGGGATGACTTTCAGGAGTACGTCTTTTTCTTGATGGACTTGGTTTGTTTTATCCCTATCTTGAACAGATAGTGGGTACATATTACCACAAAATTGAGAAATTACCTATCTCATGCCAAAATCCTATGTTGTAGAGTACATGTAAAGCTACGCCAAGCTGAAAAACGCGAAGGAGCTTCATTTCAAGTGCTATTTGGTTCCGCCCTTCTTCTTGGTATAATTTCCAGAAGGAGAGTGTACCATGAAGCTGTCAAATATGAGAATGAACGAAACGGTGGATTCTCATCTCCGTTTGGATATTCAGCAGCTGTTACTGCTGCAATTGCTACTGTTTCCTCAATGGAGGTATCTATCATTGTAGATATTGATGGAGAAGATTGATATACTTCTGCATTGACCAATGAGCTCTAGTACATTAGTGATTGTTTGGCAAATCACTAATCAACATATTCTGACTTGACCCTGGTTCTTTTGATAGTGGTATTGGCTTTTGAATTTGCATGGCCAAAGATGTGGAGCAGGCAATTATGGCATTAGGATATGGCGGTGGAATAATCATCTAATCCAAGTTTGTATTTACAATTTTATTGCGCGTGTTCATCCATTTTAGCCAACAAGCTTACTTCTCGGGCTGTTAGAGAAAGTTTAACTAGTCACTATTGATTTTATGTTCTCAGTATACTGTTGCTGGTTGCGAAGGTCCAGCTATTCTTCTTGTCCATGGGTTTGGTGCATTTTTGGAGCATTATAGAGATAATATAAATCCCATTGCTGAAGCTGGAAATAGAGTATGGGCAATCACGCTCATTGGCTTTGGGAAATCCGAAAAACCTAATATTGTGTACACTGAGCTTGCATGGGCTGAACTTCTTCGAGATTTCATAATTGACGTTGTTGGGGAGCCTGTGCATCTCATTGGGAACTCAATCGGTGGTAGGTGACATGGACCGTTTACCAACACATACTTAGGCTGGAGAGGGGGGGAGAAAGAAAGGATGAAGaattaattgttaaacaatcaACCGACTTTCCCTCAAGGATGGGCTCCATGATATGTCAGGTTAACTTGCTGGCGGTATTTTACTTGCAGGATATTTTGCTGCGATTGTTGCTGGTCTTTGGTCTCCTTTAGCCAAGTCTGTTGGACTTATGAACAGTGCTGGCAACATTGTTCCTCAATATACCACTCCGTATTACTCAGTAGTAAGAACTATTGaaaaacttatctcaattgtATATCCGTGGATTACATGTTGTTTTGGCTTGTTTTGCTTTACGGTTCCATGATTGTTCAGGCTGCTAGAATGTGTATTGAGACTGCATGGTTGATTCACTAGATGTTTATTGTGACTCATGTTTATCTTACTGATATTTGGGCTCTTAAATTCATGCTAAATCACATTTCAGTTTTATGTTTTAGGGTGCTTTTCCACCCTACCTTATCTTGCTGCAAGAATTTAATTTCACCCTTGAATCATTCAGGATAGGCGAACTTCTGGAGCCGGGCGATTGGGTGCTAAACTCCTTTTACCGTACTTGAGGTTCAATATTAGGAATATCCTGAAAAGGTTTTATCCAAAAGTAAGACACGCTCCACTTTTATGACTTCCTTTCGTCATATTTTACTAATAAATCATGTTATGCAGAAAACAGATAGAGCTGATGCTTGGCTCATCAATGAGATGGTTAGAGCTGTATCCTGTGTGTTTTTTTACCTGGAAAAAGATTACTCCCGAAGTTGTTTTCATTTTGCTAATTATGGTTATAAACAAGGCTGAACATACGCTATGGAAAGATAGACCTTAACCGATTTTGCAGTCATATGACCCCGGAGTGACTTACGTTTTGCAAAGCATCTTCAGTTTCGATCTTTCACTACCCTTGAATTTTCTTTTGGAGGGATTTGACAACAGGATACTTGTAATACAGGTGATATCTTGCATTCAAACACTTTTGCCGCCTTTGCCGGCACTGCTTCCTTTTTTCTTAACACAAATGATTGATTGTTCTATCAGGGAATGAATGATCCACTGAACGACTCTAAGTCAAAGTTAGCTATGTTTAAAAAGCATTGCAGAGGGGTGGTAACAAAAGAAATATGTGCTGGTAATTTTTCTACTTGCTATCCTCGAATACAACTTACAGTAAATCGATCTTCAGTTCCTAAGTAATGTCTTCGCTATGTTCTATGCATATAGTGGATGATTAAATTGGTTTATATCTGTTCATTGTTTCACGTCATTCATTTCAGTTGCATGTGTTCAATACAAAGCGAAATAAGAACAGAAAACGGGGTACGCAAATACGTTACCTTTAGTTGACATATATCTCTGTTTGGTGATATTGTATTAGGGCATTGTCCGCATGATGAGGAGCCAAATGAAGTCAATCGTATCATTAAAGAATGGGTGGCGACTCTTGAAAGTAAAGTACCCTCCGTGCCTTGAAACAATTTTTCTTTTGTGGTTTCAGGCTTTAACTACATATATTCTTTATTCATCTTTATTCGTGTTCTTTGCACTTGCCGCATACTAATATTTAAAGTagtaattttattttctcaagCAAAAACCAAAAATGCCACAACATTTAACCAAAACTCTTGCAACAAAAGAatagtttttataataaacaTTGGAATTTATATTAAATCAGATTAGACGAAATCACATCAGAAATTAGATTTTGGGAGGGAGGAGTTGTGACTTGTGATCCATCCCATAGACGAAACTACAACCCCATACAAATGAGACTTTATAATCCAAATTTTTTTAGGGTCTCATCGTTACCATTAGAACATGAAACATTTCATTTATTTGTATGCCATCGATTTTAAGACTTGATGGAAGCTCGGGGAGGGTTTAAATGTGATCGAGCTcaaacatataattttttatttattttttacttataaccatttattatttttagtttACACATAGTTTAAAAGAAGTAATATAATTTAAGTTATTTTCAGGCCTTATTTTTCTGTTTATTACCTCAATAATCAAACTCATCATGCTCGAAGAAGAAAGCGATTGAATTATCCATGCTTGCAAATCTTGCAACTTGACTTGTATAGATTCCGATTAAGAGCAACCCCAAGATAAAAAGGATATTGTCTTATTCCGatgaaaatatttcaaattcgATCCAtgatttctttaaaaaaaaatcgaaactttTTTCACAAAACTTGGATCGATGGTTCCTCAAATCCAAATCTTGGATGCTAGATTATATTTCAATCTAGTAAGaagatatttatttttttcaaaaaggaaagaaaacatACTCCCAAAAAAAAAGATTCagtatttttataatataaaatataaagtttAATACGCGTGTAATATGGGGGGTGTTGATTATATTGTAATAAAATTGCCTAATGCTAACGTAAGCTGGAGCTTTGAAATCTGAAAGAGTAAGCAACTCTTCTTGCTGCGGACACATGGCCACCTACATGTGAGTCTTCTCCCTTTGGAACTTGAAAACCCATTTCTTGCTCGCTGCAAATTTGTGCATTGCCGAAGAATCCGGTGGATATGTGGAGGCGCGTGATTTCTCTGTCGCCGCTGTTTTCTTCATCAAGATCACGCCTACTCAATCAGGCACCTATCGTTTACCGTTTTGCGTGATATTGCTGTTACCGATTTGAAAATCTTGTTTTGATGGTTTTTTTTTCTCCATCGTTTAGAGTCAGGTGGCCCGTGGATTTAATGTCTGGCAGGCGTTCGGTAGGCAAATTCTGTATACGGTATCTTGACTCTTTCTTTCTTCTTGTTGTTGCTTCAATTAACCGGAGTGTTTATGATTTCGACTGCTCTCGCTTTTGGGATGGTTTAGGTGAAATTGAGATTCTGTGATTTCAAATGGCTTTTGGAATTTTATTTTGTCGAGTTACATACAGCTTttaaaaaatttcgaatttttagCGAAATGGGGACAATAAAATGTTCACTTTATGTTCTTATTCGTTGTGCttgtatgatttttttttttgttgttccATTCTTTTGTAAAGTCAGAGAGTTTGACTCCGAGCTGTGCACCAATGTTTGTTGGGTGATAATTTTGATTTACCTTAAAGTTGTTACCTGCAAGGATTATTTTGTTGGCTTTTATGGCTCATCTCTTGAAGTAGTGTTTGCCATGCCTCAATGGGAGTAGTTGACAATCCCTTTTGTATGTAGCAAAACAATGGACCTCATGAAACATGAATTGTTTGGGTTCATCTAGGTTTTGTATTATCTCACAAGGTTTTTAATGTCGAACATATTAACATGCCAGCACCTGTTACATTTATGTTTCCATATGGAGGGTTAAGTCTGCTGGCAGTTTTTCTTTTCAGCAAGATGCTGATTGAGATATTGTTGTGCGTTTTCTTTGATGGACACAGGCAGAAGGTGGAACTTCTGATAGAGGAGGAAACCCATTTATAACATTTGTCTTgggtaattaattttaaattaagctGTTTGTTTTAGTATTTATTTGCTGGCTGAGGACTCGTTTTACTGCTCCTAATAGTTGTCATTTTGTCTAGATTTAATTTCTGGACTTTTTGTTGCAAgatatgaattatgttgacctttttttttttaatgaaaacttATACTGTGTGTGATTGACTTTTTTAGCCGATGATGTCAATGCAAAATAAGTTAATGTTCAGGGATGTTATATACTTCATTAAGCTAGACACTGTCACGCGGTTTATAATTGTTCAAGGTTGGTAGTTGACTTTGCAAAATTCTTGCTGGGCATAGTTGTTGCTCTTCCCTTCGTTCTTGCATGAGCGACACATTTAAGTTTGAAATGCTTTACCAATGGAATTCGCAGCTAACACAACTGCACAACTTTTAATGTTACGTTTATTTAGGTTTTTAGGTAATAATAATATCTATAGAATGGGTTATTCAGGATAGTGAACACATTCGAGAGAAGTATCCAACACCAATAGATTTTACAAAGAAATGAGTCTGATTGGGTAGTTGGGCTTTCAGGAGGTCCTGGGAGCGGAAAAGGGACTCAATGTATGAAAATCGTCGAAACGTTTGGGTTTACCCACTTGAGTGCTGGAGATCTATTAAGAAAGGAAATTTCATCCAACAGTGAAAACGGGTAAGGCCGTCAGATATCTTCCGACTGGGATATATCCTTTATAAGATTGTTACTTTGAAAATCTTGATATTCTACTGCAGTTCCATGATTCTTAATACGATCAAGGAGGGAAAAATTGTTCCCTCGGAAATGACTGTAAAGCTGCTACAAAAAGCCATTGAAGAAAGCAAAAATGATAGATTTCTTATCGATGGATTTCCCAGAAGTGAAGAGAACCGCATCTCGTATGAACGTGTTGTGAGTTTATTTTCTTCTAATAGCATTGTTTCCCTGCTAGCTGGAGTTCTGTTAGCGATATACCCTATCTCGTACTTACGCTGGTTTTCAAGGATTTACATGTGACAACTGGTGTATGTATCTGATCGAAAATGTTAGTCATGTAGTCATCTTTCTCACGCATGAGCAGTTATTGATGCATTATATTCTTGAAATTATATTAAATTCAGTTTATATAAATTTTGTAACattcatgatattttttataatcgTCTGTTATGAATGAAAGGATGATCTTTGCGTGAAATAATGAGTGTCCAACAATGAATGCAGATTGGCACGGAGCCAGATATTGTGCTTTTCTTTCATTGTCCGGAAGAAGAAATGATAAAACGAGTGCTGAACCGTAACCAAGTACCATCCGTGTACTCACATTTTTTTCTCCTCCAGTAATTGCTTTTTGTGCCACAAAATGGAAGCTAAATGTTCTGTTTTTCTGTAGGGACGCATTGATGATAACATAGATACCGTCAAGGAACGGCTGAAGGTCTTTACTGCTCTAAGCCTTCCTGTTATAAACTACTACTCTGATAAAGGAAAACTTTACAAGGTATCAAATATTACATTTGTAGCTAGTTAATATATTATAAAGTCATTATGAAAGATCATTTTGCTTGTTACGGAAACTGACCACTTACCTGAAGTGATTTTCTCGTTATAATAAAGTGAAGAAATTCTACATAGCTTATAAAGTAGAAATGATCGACATATTTCTTTTTTACTGTCATATGACATGCATTATTTTTTCTTGCTATGTATTTGATATCTGTTCTACTTACTCTACAAATTTTGAATCAAATTATACAACGTAACAATTAACATATTCTTGCAGATTGATGCCATTGAATCAGAAGATGAAATATTTGGAAGAGTTCGCCCCATTTTTGATGCCTTGAGGTTTTTGTTTCATGATACACTGTTTTATCATCGTAGTTCAATAGATTGTACCTGTGCTTTTGATAATAAGTAAATTTGTGGTATATCGGTCAGTACTTTTCTTAGACATGGATAAACCATTTTGAGGATTTTTCGTTCTCTGGTCTGATCTAAAATGTTAAGGGACCAACTACATAGGCAGAAGAAATCCAGTTGATTTAAAGGCATCAATCTACCTGCCTTTAAGTCCATGGCAAATATGTCAATTCAAACATCTATTTTCATGCTTGATTCACGTTTATCTTAAAATTTTGCTGACCCGAGAACCGTGCTTGCAGGTGACCCTGATGGTGCACAATGTTCCCAAACATTCTATGGTTCTGCTGATCGAGTGGACCGGAAATGGACTTTCGTCGGAACTCGAAATAAGCATTCGTGGGTATGTTGTTCAACCTTGATGTTTTACTTTTTTTCCTCATTTCCTGATATGGGTTTTGAGTGGTACTTGTACATAATACACGGCAA
It encodes:
- the LOC140841086 gene encoding uncharacterized protein isoform X2 — protein: MEQAIKSSDLLTASELPFSTRISQVIFLIPNPIYLLIDGNPFPNYFTMALIFPSRAISVPGSQNHAFSCPRSGLRFCTSAARMRVESGAVERNGAAIVWYKHDLRVEDHIGLVAAAKHHCVVPLYIFDRRILSRFSDEMLEILLFALEDLRKLLKEQGSNLMIRTGNAENVIRHLVEEVKASTIFVEEELEYGLCTMVDNVKETLSSVSFAEWNPEIMTWNTPFYDIKSLKDFPASYDDFRRLKLIVASALLPPKLSLPEMNLSWGALPTLDEVKKFGDDDTGGGRLRKEWTAVKKLSAEDMLQRGKFFGLEQAELLENKQQVLSDQSIQRRPEKSAFVTQQGNLVGGGVSLVLNALAAYLRYLEGTSRDDFQEVHVKLRQAEKREGASFQVLFGSALLLGIISRRRVYHEAVKYENERNGGFSSPFGYSAAVTAAIATVSSMEWYWLLNLHGQRCGAGNYGIRIWRWNNHLIQYTVAGCEGPAILLVHGFGAFLEHYRDNINPIAEAGNRVWAITLIGFGKSEKPNIVYTELAWAELLRDFIIDVVGEPVHLIGNSIGGYFAAIVAGLWSPLAKSVGLMNSAGNIVPQYTTPYYSVDRRTSGAGRLGAKLLLPYLRFNIRNILKRFYPKKTDRADAWLINEMVRASYDPGVTYVLQSIFSFDLSLPLNFLLEGFDNRILVIQGMNDPLNDSKSKLAMFKKHCRGVVTKEICAGHCPHDEEPNEVNRIIKEWVATLESKVPSVP
- the LOC140841086 gene encoding uncharacterized protein isoform X3; the protein is MEQAIKSSDLLTASELPFSTRISQVIFLIPNPIYLLIDGNPFPNYFTMALIFPSRAISVPGSQNHAFSCPRSGLRFCTSAARMRVESGAVERNGAAIVWYKHDLRVEDHIGLVAAAKHHCVVPLYIFDRRILSRFSDEMLEILLFALEDLRKLLKEQGSNLMIRTGNAENVIRHLVEEVKASTIFVEEELEYGLCTMVDNVKETLSSVSFAEWNPEIMTWNTPFYDIKSLKDFPASYDDFRRLKLIVASALLPPKLSLPEMNLSWGALPTLDEVKKFGDDDTGGGRLRKEWTAVKKLSAEDMLQRGKFFGLEQAELLENKQQVLSDQSIQRRPEKSAFVTQQGNLVGGGVSLVLNALAAYLRYLEGTSRDDFQEVHVKLRQAEKREGASFQVLFGSALLLGIISRRRVYHEAVKYENERNGGFSSPFGYSAAVTAAIATVSSMEWYWLLNLHGQRCGAGNYGIRIWRWNNHLIQYTVAGCEGPAILLVHGFGAFLEHYRDNINPIAEAGNRVWAITLIGFGKSEKPNIVYTELAWAELLRDFIIDVVGEPVHLIGNSIGGYFAAIVAGLWSPLAKSVGLMNSAGNIVPQYTTPYYSVDRRTSGAGRLGAKLLLPYLRFNIRNILKRFYPKKTDRADAWLINEMVRASYDPGVTYVLQSIFSFDLSLPLNFLLEGFDNRILVIQGMNDPLNDSKSKLAMFKKHCRGVVTKEICAGHCPHDEEPNEVNRIIKEWVATLESRRWNF
- the LOC140841086 gene encoding uncharacterized protein isoform X1, encoding MEQAIKSSDLLTASELPFSTRISQVIFLIPNPIYLLIDGNPFPNYFTMALIFPSRAISVPGSQNHAFSCPRSGLRFCTSAARMRVESGAVERNGAAIVWYKHDLRVEDHIGLVAAAKHHCVVPLYIFDRRILSRFSDEMLEILLFALEDLRKLLKEQGSNLMIRTGNAENVIRHLVEEVKASTIFVEEELEYGLCTMVDNVKETLSSVSFAEWNPEIMTWNTPFYDIKSLKDFPASYDDFRRLKLIVASALLPPKLSLPEMNLSWGALPTLDEVKKFGDDDTGGGRLRKEWTAVKKLSAEDMLQRGKFFGLEQAELLENKQQVLSDQSIQRRPEKSAFVTQQGNLVGGGVSLVLNALAAYLRYLEGTSRDDFQEVHVKLRQAEKREGASFQVLFGSALLLGIISRRRVYHEAVKYENERNGGFSSPFGYSAAVTAAIATVSSMEWYWLLNLHGQRCGAGNYGIRIWRWNNHLIQYTVAGCEGPAILLVHGFGAFLEHYRDNINPIAEAGNRVWAITLIGFGKSEKPNIVYTELAWAELLRDFIIDVVGEPVHLIGNSIGGYFAAIVAGLWSPLAKSVGLMNSAGNIVPQYTTPYYSVDRRTSGAGRLGAKLLLPYLRFNIRNILKRFYPKKTDRADAWLINEMVRASYDPGVTYVLQSIFSFDLSLPLNFLLEGFDNRILVIQGMNDPLNDSKSKLAMFKKHCRGVVTKEICAGHCPHDEEPNEVNRIIKEWVATLETGALKSERVSNSSCCGHMATYM
- the LOC140841087 gene encoding UMP-CMP kinase-like: MWRRVISLSPLFSSSRSRLLNQSQVARGFNVWQAFGRQILYTAEGGTSDRGGNPFITFVLGGPGSGKGTQCMKIVETFGFTHLSAGDLLRKEISSNSENGSMILNTIKEGKIVPSEMTVKLLQKAIEESKNDRFLIDGFPRSEENRISYERVIGTEPDIVLFFHCPEEEMIKRVLNRNQGRIDDNIDTVKERLKVFTALSLPVINYYSDKGKLYKIDAIESEDEIFGRVRPIFDALR